From Sinorhizobium sp. B11:
ATATCGGTGCCGGGCTTGCTGTCTGTATTCGCTTCATCCGGATTTTCGATATCCCAGGCGGTGACGGAAACGCCCTGCGTTGGATCGGAGACCGTCAGTGTGCCGTTTTCAAGAGCGGCCAGCATGTCATGCGCCGTACCGTCAGTCCCTTCCTGCTGGGCGGCCTCTTCAAGCTGCTTCTTAAGCATGGCCATGAAGGAAGAACTCGTCACATCGGGATTCTCGCCCGAAGTGTCGGCCGTCTCCTCGGCCTGATCGTTCTGCGTCGAGAGCGTATCGAGCAGGCTTGCCAGCGCATTGTTGGAAAGTAGTGACGACGTGTCGGGATCCAAACCGTAGCTGCTGAGAATGCTGGCAGCGCTGGAGGAATCGGTGGCACTCTGACTGCTGTCGCTGTCGGAACCGCGCAGGTTCTTCAGGGCATATTGGGCTGAGACCAGCCGCGTACTATCGATTGCGGAAACCATGGTTTTTCCTTTGATATGGTCCGCAGCAACCTTGTCCCTGCGCCACGGCCAACAGTAAACGCCTCACGACTGAACGGACGGGGGCATGTCCGGCCAGTCGTCGCGGGCCGGTTCGGGCCTGCGCACGCAAGAATCCTGCGGTTCGGGAATTGCATGGAGCTTGCCGGTGGCCACGGCGCGTCAACCGGTCGCACCACGAAAAACTCCGCCGGAATACGGCGGAGTTTTATCGCTCGACGAATTATTCGAAGAGGATCAGTTCGGCAGAACGGTGGAGCCCATCAGCGCCTCGTCGATCGCGCGCGCCGCCTGGCGACCTTCGCGGATCGCCCAGACCACCAGCGACTGGCCGCGGCGCACGTCACCAGCCGTCCAGAGCTTGTCGACCGAAGTCTTGTAGTCACGATCGTTGGCAACGACGTTGGTCGATCCGCGCTTGTCGACATTGAGCGTCAGCTTGCCGTCGAGTTCCTTCAAAACGCTGTCGTTGAACGGACCGCTGAAGCCGATGGCGATAAAGGCAAGATCCGCCTTGATGACAAAATCCGTACCCGGAACCGGGCGGCGGCGCTCATCGACTTCGCAGCACTTCACACCGGTCAGCACGCCGTCTTCACCGACGAATTCAAGCGTCGCGACCTGGAATTCGCGAATCGCGCCTTCGGCCTGCGAAGAGGAGGTGCGCATCTTCGTGGCCCAGAACGGCCAGACGGCGAGCTTGTCTTCCTTCTCCGGCGGCTGCGGCCGAATGTCGAGCTGGGTCACCTTGACGGCGCCCTGACGGAAGGCCGTGCCGACGCAGTCCGACGCCGTGTCGCCACCGCCGACGACCACGATATGCTTGGCGCCGGCCAGGATCGGGTCGGACGGCCAGCCGGTGCTGTCGATATTTTCGCGACCGACACGCTTGTTCTGCTGAACGAGATACGGCATCGCATCGTGAACACCGGCGAGATCGGTGCCGGGAATACCGGCTGCGCGCGGCGTCTCGGAGCCGCCGCAGTAAAGCACGGCATCATAATCGGCGAGCAACTGTTCGACCTTGACGTCGACGCCGACATTGACGCCGCAATGGAAGGTGACGCCCTCGCCCTTCATCTGCTCGACGCGGCGATCGATGAAGTTCTTTTCCATCTTGAAGTCCGGAATGCCGTAACGCAGCAGACCGCCCGGCTTCGTCTCACGCTCGTAGAGATGCACGTCATGACCGGCGCGGCCGAGCTGCTGGGCAGCCGCCATTCCGGCGGGGCCGGAACCGATGATCGCGACCTTCTTGCCGGTATGGATCGTTGCCGGCTGCGGGCGGATGAAGCCGAGCTCGTAAGCTTTGTCGGCAATCGCCTGCTCGACCGTCTTGATGGCAACAGGCGCATCCTCGAGGTTCAGCGTACAGGCCTCTTCACAGGGAGCGGGGCAGACGCGACCTGTGAATTCCGGGAAGTTGTTGGTCGAATGCAGGTTCTGGATCGCCGCTTCCCAGTTGTTGTTGTAGACGAGGTCGTTCCAGTCCGGAATCTGGTTGTGAACCGGGCAGCCGGTCGGGCCGTGGCAATAGGGGATGCCACAGTCCATGCAGCGCGCTGCCTGTTTCTGCACTTCCGGGTCCGACATCGGGATCGTGAATTCGCGGAAATGACGGATGCGATCCGACGCCGGCTGATACTTCGCCACCTGCCGGTCGATTTCCAGAAAACCTGTAACCTTACCCATATTTTCGTCCCTTACCCTCATGACCGCCTCGCCCGCGGCCAGTTGTCTGTTCAGCCTCGATCGCGGAGGCAGGTTGTTTGTCTTGACCGTCATCAGAACATATCCCTTGTCGCCATCCACGCGGTTGCGCAAGCTTCGGGCTTGCGGCTGATCGTCGTTGAGGTCATTGAGATATTTCGGTCATCCGCCACGCGCGCCTTGGAGCGTGGCGGATTGTTCGGTG
This genomic window contains:
- a CDS encoding glutamate synthase subunit beta produces the protein MGKVTGFLEIDRQVAKYQPASDRIRHFREFTIPMSDPEVQKQAARCMDCGIPYCHGPTGCPVHNQIPDWNDLVYNNNWEAAIQNLHSTNNFPEFTGRVCPAPCEEACTLNLEDAPVAIKTVEQAIADKAYELGFIRPQPATIHTGKKVAIIGSGPAGMAAAQQLGRAGHDVHLYERETKPGGLLRYGIPDFKMEKNFIDRRVEQMKGEGVTFHCGVNVGVDVKVEQLLADYDAVLYCGGSETPRAAGIPGTDLAGVHDAMPYLVQQNKRVGRENIDSTGWPSDPILAGAKHIVVVGGGDTASDCVGTAFRQGAVKVTQLDIRPQPPEKEDKLAVWPFWATKMRTSSSQAEGAIREFQVATLEFVGEDGVLTGVKCCEVDERRRPVPGTDFVIKADLAFIAIGFSGPFNDSVLKELDGKLTLNVDKRGSTNVVANDRDYKTSVDKLWTAGDVRRGQSLVVWAIREGRQAARAIDEALMGSTVLPN